Genomic segment of Agrobacterium larrymoorei:
CCGTCGATACGGCTCTTGGTGTCGAGAATGTTCCAGCGAACGATCTTCGCCTGAAGGTGCTTGAAGACAGCGCCGATTTCTTCGGGCGTGTACTTGGCTTCGCCTTCTTCCGGCAGGAAGTGCGCCTTGACCTTCGCCTTTACGGCGTCGACGGCGTTGTAGCGGGCAGCCTTTTCGGTGATCTTGTAGGCATCACGCAGTTCTGCTTCGGCAAGGCCGAGCATTTCGTTTTCGAGAGCGGAGAAATCTTCCGGTTCGAATTCGCGCGGCTCCTTGGCGGCGACTTCAGCGAGTTTGATGATCGCGTCGATAACCGGCTGGAAGCCCTTGTGGCCGAACATGACGGCGCCGAGCATGATCTCTTCGTTGAGTTCCTTGGCTTCGGACTCGACCATCAGAACGGCGTCCTGCGTACCGGCAACGACGAGGTCGAGAACGGACTCGTCCATCTCGTCGAGATGCGGGTTGAGAACATATTCGCCGTTGATGTAGCCGACGCGCGCGCCGCCGACCGGGCCCATGAAGGGAACGCCGGAAAGCGTCAGCGCTGCGGAAGCGGCAACCATCGACAGAACGTCCGGGTTGTTTTCCAGATCGTGCTGGATAACCGTGACGACGACCTGCGTGTCGTTCTTGTAGCCTTCAGGGAAGAGCGGGCGGATCGGGCGGTCGATCAGGCGGGAAACGAGCGTTTCGTTTTCGCTTGGACGGCCTTCGCGCTTGAAGTAGCCGCCTGGGATCTTACCGGCAGCGTAGGTCTTTTCCTGATAGTTGACCGTCAGCGGGAAGAAGTCCTGGCCCGGCTTCGGAGACTTTGCGGAAACGACGGTTGCGAGAACCATCGTCTCGCCATAGGTGGCGATGACGGCGCCGTCAGCCTGACGGGCAACCTTGCCCGTTTCCAGCTTCAGCGGGCGGCCTGCCCATTCGATTTCCACGGAATGTTGATTGAACATATCTTGTCCTTCTTGTCGCCGCGCTTTTTGAAAAGAGCGGCTGCGAACCAAATCACGGGCAAGACAGCGGGAGGCTTTTAAAAGAGCGCCACCGTGTTCGGTGACAAGCGTCCTGCAATCCTGCCCCATGACAGGTCATCGGTTGGTTCAGACGGCTCCGGCCCATCCGGCCCGTCTTCGTTTTCCGGCATGGTGCCGGATGAAAAACCGACGGGCACCTTCAAGAGGTGGCCCGCCGGTCAGGTTTTAGCGGCGAATGCCCAAGGCGCCGATCAGCTTCGTGTAACGGGCGTCGTCCTTCTTCTTCAGATAGTCGAGAAGCGAACGGCGGCTGGAAACCAGCGTCAGAAGGCCACGACGAGAGTGGTTGTCCTTCTTGTGGCCCTTGAAGTGTTCGGTCAGGTTGTTGATCCGCTCGGTCAGGATTGCGACCTGAACTTCAGGCGAACCGGTGTCGCCTTCCTTCGTTGCATATTCCTTGATGAGGGCGGCTTTGCGCTCTGCAGTAATCGACATCGTGATATCCTTTCTATTTTAAGGAAAACGGGACGCCACGTGCCGGGATGTCGTCCAGCACTGGCCATTCAATAGCAAAGGCAACGCCTAGCTGGCGGTGCCTATAAACCATTCCGGGTGCAAATGAAAGAGGCTTAGCTCTTCGCCTCTTTTAACTGGTTTCAGCCGAAGACGCGCTTGGGACGGAACTCGCCCTGACCGATCTCGCCAATCGCGATCAGCCTGCCGCGCGCGGTAGCATAGGCTTCCGATTCCTGCGTCGGCGCATCGCGACCACGCAGCAGGATGGGATTGCCCATTTTCAGGCGATGCGCCTGATCATCATTGATGATCAGATGCGGCAGTGAGGACAGGGCTTCGGACGTATCGATGAGGTAAGCGTCGAGAGCTGCGAGGCGCTCGTCGCGGTCTTCGATGGTTTCCAGTTCCGTCAGCTTTTCCAGCGGCACCATCACGTCTTCGGCAAAGGGCGCGACCATGGAGCGCCGCAACTCGGAAATGAAACCGTAGCAGCCGAGATCGCGACCCATGTCACGCGCCAGCGCACGAACATAGGTGCCCTTGCCGCATTCCACTTCGAAATGCGCGGTATTCTCATCCGGGCATGCCAGCAGCGTCAGGCGATGAACTTCGACTTCACGAGCGGGTATTTCAACGATCTCACCCTCGCGGGCCAGATCATAGGCGCGCTCACCGGCAATCTTGATGGCGGAAAACTGCGGCGGGATCTGGAGGATCGTGCCGGTATATTTCGACAAGAGATCACGGACATCCTGCTCGCTCGGACGGGTGTCGGAGGTGTTGAGGACCTCCCCTTCCATATCGTCCGTCGTGCGCTCTTCACCCCAGCTGACGGTGAACTCGTAAATCTTGCGACCGTCCATGACGTAAGGCACGGTCTTTGTGGCATCGCCGAGCGCAATCGGCAGCATGCCGGAGGCGAGCGGATCGAGCGTTCCGGCGTGGCCTGCCTTCTGCGCGTTGAAAAGCCACTTGATCTTGGAAACGGCTTCGGTGGAGCCGAAGTCGAACGGCTTGTCGAGGATGAGCCAACCGGAAATCGGGCGGCCCTTGGGTTTGCGGTTCTGCTGTTTGCGTGGTTTGGACATTCTTCAGTTCTGTTCGTCGTCTTTTTCGTTGGAAGGTCCGAGGTCGCGCTGCACTTCGGGAGAGCGCAGCAGGGCATCGATCTTCTTGTAATTGTCAAAGCTGGTATCGTCGCGGAAGCGAAGTTCAGGCACGTATTTGAACTGCTGCAAATGCGGACCCAGCCTGCCGCGCAGGTATTTGGCATGCCGGTTCAGCGCCGCGATCGTATCGGTGTGATCGGCAACGCCGAGTGGAGTCACATAGGCGGTGGCGATCTTCAGATCGGGAGACATGCGGACTTCCGAAATGGAAATGATTGTCTTCTCGATCAGGTCGTCACGCACTTCGCCGCGCTGGAGAATCTGGGTGATCGCAGCGCGCACCTGTTCACCAACGCGCAACATGCGTTGGGAGGGTGCGGATGATGTTGCTTTTGCCATTGTTATTCTTGCCTCAGCATTATGGGAAACGGAATTGAGATGTCGCCCAAGCTTCTGGTTAAGCACCGTCTGGCTGAAGACCGCTAAAGCCGTCTTTTGCCGGGTACCCTTAAAATTCAGCGAGCGCCGGTAAAGCCAGCGCTCGCTACAATTCAGTCAATCAAGCAGAGCGCTTAGAGCGTTCTGGTAATATGCTCCACGCGGAAGCACTCGATCGTGTCGCCTGCGCGAATGTCTTCGTAGTTTTCGAAGGCCATACCGCATTCCTGGCCGACCGGCACTTCATTGACTTCGTCCTTGAAGCGCTTGAGCGTCTTGAGCTTGCCTTCGTGGATGACGACGTTGTCGCGAACCAGACGAACGCCTGCACCACGTTCCACCTTGCCTTCGACCACACGGCAACCGGCAACCTTGCCGACCTTGGTGATGTTGAAGACTTCGAGGATTTCGGCATTGCCGAGGAAGGTCTCGCGACGTTCCGGCGACAGGAGGCCAGACATCGCCGCCTTCACGTCATCCACCAGATCGTAGATGATGTTGTAGTAGCGGATTTCGATGCCAGCACGCTCGGACGCGGTGCGTGCCTGTGCATTCGCACGGACGTTGAAGCCGATGATCGCGGCGTTGGATGCTTCTGCAAGAGAAATATCCGATTCCGTGATGGCGCCTGCGCCCGAATGAACGATGCGTGCGCGCACTTCGTCGGTGCCGAGCTTTTCGAGCGATGCGATGATCGCTTCGACGGAACCCTGCACGTCGGCCTTGATGACCAGCGGGAACTCCTTCATGCCGGAAGTCTGTAGCTGGCTCATCATCTGCTCGAGCGAACCGCGCTGGCCGGTCTGGCGGGCAACGGCCTTGTCACGGGCAAGACGCTGACGATACTCGGAAATCTCGCGCGCACGGCTTTCGCTTTCGACAACCGCGAAACGGTCACCGGCAGACGGCGTACCGGACAGGCCGAGAATTTCGACCGGCATGGCTGGGCCCGCTTCCTTGACGTGCTCACCCTTGTCGTTGACCAGAGCGCGCACACGGCCCCACTGATCGCCAGCAACGATGATCTGACCCGGCTTCAGCGTACCCTTCTGGACGAGAACGGTGGCAACCGCACCGCGACCACGGTCGAGCTCGGCTTCGATGACCGTGCCTTCCGCCGTACGGGTCGGGTCGGCCTTGAGGTCGAGGATTTCGGCCTGCAGCAGGATGGCTTCCAGCAGCTTGTCGAGACCCTGCTTCTTCTTGGCAGAGACTTCCACGTCCAGCACTTCACCGCCCATGGATTCCACGAACACTTCGTGCTGGAGCAGTTGCTGGCGAACCTTTTCAGGGTTTGCCTCGTGCTTGTCGATCTTGTTGATCGCCACGATGATCGGAACACCGGCGGCCTTGGCATGGTTGATCGATTCGATCGTCTGCGGCATCACGCTGTCGTCAGCCGCAACCACCAGAATGGCGATGTCGGTTGCCTGCGCACCGCGGGCACGCATGGCCGTGAAGGCAGCGTGGCCGGGGGTGTCGATGAAGGTGATCTTCTGGCCGTTCTGCTCGACCTGATAAGCACCGATATGCTGGGTGATGCCACCGGCTTCACCAGCAACGACGTTGGCCTGACGGATGGCGTCGAGCAGCGAGGTCTTGCCGTGGTCGACGTGACCCATGATGGTGACGACCGGCGGACGCGACTGCATTTCGCCTTCGACGTCGGCAATGTTGAAGATACCTTCTTCGACGTCCGATTCCGAAACGCGCTTGACGGTGTGGCCGAATTCGCCAGCGATCAGTTCAGCCAGATCGGCGTCGATGACGTCGCCCGGCTTCATCATCTGGCCTTCCTTCATCAGGTACTTGATGACGTCCACCGCACGCTCCGCCATGCGCTGCGACAGTTCCTGAATGGTGATGGTTTCCGGCAGGATGACTTCGCGCATGACTTTTTCGCGCGTTTCCTGCATCTGGCTGCGGCGGAATTTTTCCTGGCGGCGACGCATGGAGGCGAGCGAACGACCGCGTGGCGAACCTTCTTCATCGAGGTTCGACGTAACAGTCAGCTTGCCGCGACGACGCTCGTCTTCCGTCTTCAGACGGGCAGCAGGCTTGGCGGGCGCAGGTGCAACGACCTTGCCGCGAGCCGGCGCACTGGTACGACGTGCATTGCGATCGTCGTCATCGTCCTTATCGGTACGGCGAGCGCCTGGAACACCACGGCCCGGCATGTCTGGAGCCGGAGCAGCGGCGGCGGCTGGAGACGGACGTGGCGACTGCGGACGCACATCGCGACGCACCGGCTGAGCAGCCGTCGTCGTTGCCGGGCGTTCCGCTGGCTTTTCTTCCACCTTGGCAGGAGCTTCGCTTGCAGCTTTTGCTGCCGCGGCTTCTTCGGCGGCGCGACGTGCTGCTTCTTCCTTCTCCGCGGCAATGCGCTGTTCTTCTTCGACCTTGCGGCGAGCCTCATCTTCGGCACGCTGCTTGGCTTCTACGATATCGCGAGCCTGGGCTTCAGCCAAAGCGCGGCGACGCGCATCCATTTCACCGGCAGAAAGGTCATGCAGAACGGCACCGCGAGGGCGCTCTGGCTGACGCTGCTGCGAAGATGGCTGCGAGCGCTGCTGATTGTTGTTCGGCTGATGAACGCGGGGTGCCGGTTGCTGCGGACGCGGCGCGGCTGGCGCAGCAACAGGTGCTGCAGGCCGGGGCTGCTGCGCAACAACAGGGGCTGGCGCCACATGCTTCTCGTCTTCAGGACGTATGGGGCGTCGCTTGCGTGTCTCCACGACAACTGCGTTGGTGCGACCACGACCCATATCCTGACGCACCGTGCCCTGATTCAACCCGCCCGGCTTGAGGGTGAGCGTCTTCTTAGGCTGTGCGTTGAGTGTCTTGTCGTCGTTGTTATCGGTCATTCCGTTCCCGTTCCTTCAGACGAGAGCCGGATGACACCATCAGGCCCTGTCTTTCAATTGCTGCATCCGAACACGGAAACCGGTCTTGTCCGATAACCGCATCATTGTCGTTCCGTTCGGGCAGCGCCAACTTCCGCTTCAGTTTTCTCGCCGTGGCGATACCGCTCAAGCATCTTTGCGCGCTTCACTACACCCTCACCCGCCTGTCCCGCAAGCGCGCAGGCATGGATAAAAGCATTCTGGCCCATCAGTTCGTCCATTTCCGCTCCGGTGAAGAGCTTGAAGGACGGTATTTCCTTGTCGGTGCCCGTACCGAGCACCCAGGCCTTGCGGGCCTGATCCAGTTTGCGGACACCATCGGCTGCGGCATCGGTGGCGTGGAAGACGGCGAGCGCCTGTCCAGACCGGACAGCCGCATCCACCTTCATCGCGCCGCTGATGAACTGACCCGCCTTGCGCGCCATGTTCATCATGCCCGTCACCTGCTGCACCATCAGCCGGTCCAGTATCTCCAGAAGATCCGGCCCTGCCTTGGCATCCGTTTTCAAGGCGCGCGCAAAGAGCTTCTTTGCGATTGCCTTTTCGACCACGGCGCGCTCTGCGGTTACCCAGCAGCCGCGCCCCGGCAATTGGCGTTTCAGGTCCGGCACGACGGAGCCGTTCGGGCCTGCGACGAAGCGGATCAGCTCATCCGGCGATCCGCTCTGCCGTGTCACAATGCACATACGCCCATTGGCGTTGCCTTCTGCCAAATCCTCGTCGGATTCGACCTCGGGCTCATGCGCCTGCGAAATCATTCCTCAACAGCGGTATCCGCCTCCTCGGTCGTATCCGCATCTTCCGCAGCCTGCTGTTCGGCAGCCAGTTCTTCCTCGGTGATCCAGCCAGCCAGAAGGCGGGCCTGAAGAACCATGTTCTCAGCTTCGACGCGCGAAACGTCGAGCTTGGAGAAGATGCCGTCGAACTTCTTCGTCTCGCCATCCTTGCGTTCGGTCCAGCCAACCAGATCGTCAGCCGCACAGCCTGCGAAGTCTTCAACCGACTTGATGCCGTCTTCACCGAGGGCAACCATCATCTGCGAGGTCAGACCGTCGTCTGGCGCAGCTCGTCAGCAACACCGAGTTCGCGACGCTTGGCATCCATTTCCGCTTCGACGCGGTCGAGATATTCCTTGGCGCGCGTCTGGATTTCAACAGCGGTGTCTTCATCGAAGCCATCGATGGACGAGATTTCGTCCAGCTCGACATAGGCGAGTTCCTCGACCTGCGCGAAGCCTTCCGATGCCAGAACCTGGCCGACCATCTCGTCAACGTCCAGCGCTTCCATGAAGAGGTTGGTACGCTCGTTGAATTCCTTCTGACGACGCTCGGATTCTTCCTGTTCCGTCATGATGTCGATGTCCCAGCCGGTCAGCTGCGAAGCGAGGCGGACGTTCTGACCGCGACGACCGATGGCAAGCGACAACTGCTCATCCGGCACCACCACTTCGATACGCTCGGATTCTTCATCCAGAACGACCTTGGCCACTTCCGCAGGCTGCAGCGCGTTGACGATGAAGCTTGCAGGCTCCTGGCTCCACGGAATGATGTCGATCTTTTCGCCCTGAAGCTCGCCGACAACGGCCTGAACGCGCGAACCGCGCATACCGACGCAGGCGCCGACAGGATCGATGGAGGAATCGTTCGAAATCACGGCGATCTTGGCGCGCGAACCCGGATCACGGGCAACCGACTTGATCTGGATGATGCCGTCGTAGATTTCCGGCACTTCCATGGTGAAGAGCTTGACCATGAACTGCGGATGGGTACGCGAGAGGAAAATCTGCGGGCCGCGCTGTTCACGACGAACGTCGTAGACATAGGCGCGAACGCGGTCGCCGTAACGCAGGTTTTCACGCGGAATCATCTCGTCACGACGGATGATGCCTTCGCCACGACCGAGGTCAACGATAACGTTGCCATATTCGACGCGCTTGACCGTGCCGTTGATGATTTCACCAATACGATCCTTGAACTCGTCATACTGGCGGTCACGCTCGGCTTCACGAACCTTCTGTACGATGACCTGCTTTGCAGACTGTGCGGCGATACGGCCAAAATCCATCGGCGGCAGCGGGTCTGCGATGAAGTCGCCGATCTTGGCATCGACATTGCGGTCGCGCGCCAGTTCAAGCGGAATCTGGGTGCCGTAATCCTCGGCCTTCTCCACCACTTCCAGAAGACGCTGAAGGCGGATTTCGCCGGTCTTGGAGTTGATGTCGGCGCGAATGTTGGTTTCGGAGCCGTAACGCGAGCGGGCGGCCTTCTGGATAGCATCGGCCATTGCGGCAAGCACGATCTCGCGGTCGATGACCTTTTCGCGCGCCACAGCATCGGCGATCTGCAGAAGCTCAAGCCGGTTAGCACTTACTGCCATTTTTCTGTCTCCATAAGTCGCATGTTTGCGTTGGGTACAGCCCCGTGGGGCGTCTCTAATTCGAATTAGTCTTCGTCTGCTTCTTCGTTCTGGTTCGCAGCAGCGGCGGCCTTGGCCTGCTTGTCTGCCCGCAGAGCGTCACGAATAAGGTCATCCGTCAAAATCAGCTTCGCATCCGAAAGCGTGTTGAACGGGATCGTCACGACCGGCTCTTCACCATAGCCGATCTGATCACGCTCGAGCTTGAAACCGTCCGCCTCTACTTCCGCGATCTTGCCGCGGAAACGCTTGCGATTATCCACCAGGATAGACGTCTCGACCTTGACGAGATGTCCCTGCCAGCGCGCAAAATCCGACTTGCGCACCATGGGGCGATCGATGCCGGGCGACGATACTTCCAGATGATACGCTTTCTCGACCGGATCTTCCACATCGAGAACCGGCGAAATGGCCATGGAGACCGCTTCGCAATCTTCCACGGTCATGGTGCCGTCCTCGCGTTCGGCCATGATCTGCAAAGTCGAGCCATTCTGGCTGGAAAGTCGAACTCTGACAAGAACGAAACCCATTCCGGTCAAAACCGGCTCGATGATTTCGGCGATCCGCTGGTCGATGCCAGTTTCGGTTATCAGTCTCGGTTCGGCTTCTGCCATTATGCTCTTCCGGTCTTCCTCAAGCGGAACATCTGCTCCGATAAAACAATCCGCCTAACGAAAAAGAGCGGAGCCTTGCGGGCCCCACTCTTCATCAGACGATCAAGAATTTGAATGGGCATATAAACCCTTGTAGCCGGAATTGCAAGGTTTACGGCTTAAAACCGGAGATTCGATTTTTTTGCCACAAAATGACCACTGGCGAGTTTGAATGAGTGGCGCTACCCGCCTCGCCGTTTATAGTGGCTTGCGCCAGAACAGCAGTTGAAATCAATTGGATCGCTCGTGCCGGACCGTAAATCGCCACTCGCGCCACTCAGGCACCCGACCTACAAGCGAATATGGTTCGCCAGCCTCGCCTCCAATTTCGGTGGCCTCATTCAGGCGGTGGGTGCCGCATGGATGATGACCGCGCTTTCGACATCCGAAAACATGATCGCGCTGGTGCAGGCATCCACCTCGTTGCCGATCATGCTCTTCTCTCTGGTATCTGGCGCACTCGCAGACAGTTTCGACCGCAGGCGCATCATGATCTCGGCCCAGCTTCTGATGCTGGTGGCTTCCGTGCTGCTCACCGCCTTCGCCTGGGCCAACCTGCTGACGCCATGGCTGTTATTGTTCTTCACCTTCATGATCGGCTGCGGCACGGCGCTCAACAATCCCTCCTGGCAGGCGTCCGTCGGTGAGATGGTCCCACGCGAAGACTTGCCAGCCGCGGTCACGCTCAACAGCGTCGGCTTCAACATCACCCGCAGTGTTGGTCCTGCCATCGGCGGTGTCATCGTCGCTGCCGCCGGTGCTGCCGCGGCCTTCTTCGTCAATGCGCTCAGCTATTTCGCGCTGATCTACGCCCTGGTCAAATGGCAGCCGCCGAAGAACACGTCGACGCTTCCGCGTGAGCAGCTTCTCGCCGCCATATCTGCCGGTATGCGCTATGTGGCGATGTCGCCCAATATCGGCAAGGTTCTGGTGCGCGGCTTCCTTTTCGGGCTTTCCGCCAGTGCCATCCTTGCCCTCATGCCGCTTGTGGCGCGCGATCTGGTTCAGGGCGGGCCGCTGACCTATGGCGTCATGCTCGGAGCCTTCGGCGTCGGTGCCATCGGCGGCGCGCTGATCAGCGCCCGGCTGCGCGAGATGCTGAGCAGCGAGTGGATCGTGCGGGTGGCCTTCCTTGGCTTTGCGCTCAGCGCGGGTGTGACGGCCATCAGCACCAACGCCATCATCACCAGCCTCGTGCTGACGATTTCCGGCGCCAGCTGGGTTCTTGCGCTCTCGCTCTTCAACACCATCGTCCAGCTTTCCACTCCGCGCTGGGTGGTTGGACGTGCTCTTTCGCTTTACCAGACGCTGACCTTCGGCGGCATTGCGCTGGGTAGCTGGCTATGGGGCTCACTGGCCGAAGATCACGGCCTGACCTTCTCGCTTCTCTGTTCCTGCGCGCTGATGTTGCTCGGCGTCGTCGTCGGCTTCAAGCTGACCATGCCAGCCTTCGCCTCGCTCAACCTCGATCCGCTCAACCGCTTCGTGGAACCATCGCTGCGGCTGGACGTGAAGCCGCGCAGCGGACCCATTGCCATCATGGTTGATTACGAAATCGATGATGCGGATCTGCCGGAATTCATGGCGATCATGGCGGAGCGACGGCGTATTCGCCTACGTGATGGCGCGCAGAACTGGAGCCTGATGCGGGATCTCGAAAACCCGGATATCTGGACCGAGATTTACCATGTCCCGACATGGGTGGAATATGTCCGGCACAATCACCGCCGCACGCAGGCAGATGCCGAAAGCTGGGATCGTATCCTGACCCTCCATCGCGGGCAGACACGCCCGCGTGTCCACCGTATGATCGAACGCCAGGCCATTCCGCCGCAGGACGATATCTTCCATAAGGCGCATATCGACCCGCACTGAGCGGGTCGATATTTACTTCAGCTTTGCCTTTAGAGAAGCATCCGGGAAGCAGGTGGGCTGCAAACCGTTCTTTGCCTGCCAGTCGCCCAGTGAGCGGCGTGTCTTGAAACCGGCCAGACCATCTGCTTTGCCAACGTCGTAACCCCTGGCGACCAGAGCCTTCTGCATTGCCAGCACGTCGGATCGTAACATGGAGCCGACATTGCCCCACTCGGCCTTGAAGGGACCCGCACCATAGGCGATGCGATCTGCGAGGTTGCCGATGAAGAGCGCGTAGAGGTCTGAGTTGTTGTATTCCTTGATGACGTAGAAATTCGGCGTCACGACGAATTCCGGGCCATGGCGTCCAGCCGGGACGAGCATCATGCCCTCGGCACTCAAGTCATTGGCGGGAAAGCCCTTTCCGGAAATGCGGGTGATCCCCATCTTCGCCCATTCCGCAACCGGCTTTGCCAGATCAGGCCCTTCCTGCGCGCAGGATACATTGTCTGGTATGGAAACCTCGAAGCCCCAGTCGCGGTCGCGCTGCCAGCCGCGCTTCGATAGATAGTTAGCGATGGATGCGAGCGCGTCAGGTACGGAATTCCAGATGTCACGATGACCGTCACCATCGAAATCGACGGCGTATTTCAGATAGCTGGAGGGCATGAATTGCGGCTGGCCGAGCGCGCCTGCCCATGATCCCATCATGCGCGAGGCGGGCACATCCCCGCTTTCGGCAATCTTCAACGCATCGATCAACTCGGCGCGGAACATATCCTTGCGGGTGGAGGCATAGGCCTTGGTTGCCAAAACGTCGATGACGGAATTCGGAAGTTTGGCGCGACCGAAACCGGACTCGCGGCCCCATATGGCAACGACAATATTGCCGGGCACGCCATAGGTCGCCTCGATGCGTTTCAGTGTCGCGGCGTGGGTGGTGGCCAGAGAACGGCCCGTTGCTGCCAGACCTTGCAGGCGCGTTTCGGAGAAGTAGGCGCCGGGAGAGGAAAACTCCGCCTGGCTCTGCGCCTGCTCCTTCGGCGGCTTCTGGCCGGGAACGATGACATCCGGCAGTTTCCAGTTGATCGTCAGTCCCGTCAGCGCTGCTTCGAGAGTTTTCTGCGAAACACCCGCCTTGCGCGCTTCCGGCCAGATTTCTTTTCTCAGCCAGGCGTTGAATTCCGCATCGTATTTTGCTGCAGCAGCGCCGGTTGGGATGGATTGCGCCATTGCAGAACCGGATGACAAAAGCGAGATGGCGGCGGCTATAGCAAGGCCGATGGTGTGAGCGCGCATTCGGTCTCCTTCGATAATCTGACTCTGTGTTTACGCATTTTCCCAACGCAAAACCACGTCACACGTTTGCTGAAAATACTTCTAAATCGCCGTGCGTGCACGAAGTGCCGCCGTTAGCGTGCCTTCGTCCAGATAATCCAGTTCGCCGCCCACTGGGACGCCATGTGCAAGGCGGGTGATCTTGACGCCGAGATCGGTCAGTCGGTCGGTAATATAATGCGCCGTCGCCTGCCCCTCGACGGTGGCGTTGACGGCGATGATGAGTTCCTTGATGCCGCCAGCGGTGACGCGCTCGATCAGGCCCTTGATGTTCAAGTCCTCCGGCCCCACACCATCCAGCGGCGAGAGCGTGCCGCCTAAAACATGATAGGCC
This window contains:
- the infB gene encoding translation initiation factor IF-2, encoding MTDNNDDKTLNAQPKKTLTLKPGGLNQGTVRQDMGRGRTNAVVVETRKRRPIRPEDEKHVAPAPVVAQQPRPAAPVAAPAAPRPQQPAPRVHQPNNNQQRSQPSSQQRQPERPRGAVLHDLSAGEMDARRRALAEAQARDIVEAKQRAEDEARRKVEEEQRIAAEKEEAARRAAEEAAAAKAASEAPAKVEEKPAERPATTTAAQPVRRDVRPQSPRPSPAAAAAPAPDMPGRGVPGARRTDKDDDDDRNARRTSAPARGKVVAPAPAKPAARLKTEDERRRGKLTVTSNLDEEGSPRGRSLASMRRRQEKFRRSQMQETREKVMREVILPETITIQELSQRMAERAVDVIKYLMKEGQMMKPGDVIDADLAELIAGEFGHTVKRVSESDVEEGIFNIADVEGEMQSRPPVVTIMGHVDHGKTSLLDAIRQANVVAGEAGGITQHIGAYQVEQNGQKITFIDTPGHAAFTAMRARGAQATDIAILVVAADDSVMPQTIESINHAKAAGVPIIVAINKIDKHEANPEKVRQQLLQHEVFVESMGGEVLDVEVSAKKKQGLDKLLEAILLQAEILDLKADPTRTAEGTVIEAELDRGRGAVATVLVQKGTLKPGQIIVAGDQWGRVRALVNDKGEHVKEAGPAMPVEILGLSGTPSAGDRFAVVESESRAREISEYRQRLARDKAVARQTGQRGSLEQMMSQLQTSGMKEFPLVIKADVQGSVEAIIASLEKLGTDEVRARIVHSGAGAITESDISLAEASNAAIIGFNVRANAQARTASERAGIEIRYYNIIYDLVDDVKAAMSGLLSPERRETFLGNAEILEVFNITKVGKVAGCRVVEGKVERGAGVRLVRDNVVIHEGKLKTLKRFKDEVNEVPVGQECGMAFENYEDIRAGDTIECFRVEHITRTL
- a CDS encoding lytic murein transglycosylase, which gives rise to MRAHTIGLAIAAAISLLSSGSAMAQSIPTGAAAAKYDAEFNAWLRKEIWPEARKAGVSQKTLEAALTGLTINWKLPDVIVPGQKPPKEQAQSQAEFSSPGAYFSETRLQGLAATGRSLATTHAATLKRIEATYGVPGNIVVAIWGRESGFGRAKLPNSVIDVLATKAYASTRKDMFRAELIDALKIAESGDVPASRMMGSWAGALGQPQFMPSSYLKYAVDFDGDGHRDIWNSVPDALASIANYLSKRGWQRDRDWGFEVSIPDNVSCAQEGPDLAKPVAEWAKMGITRISGKGFPANDLSAEGMMLVPAGRHGPEFVVTPNFYVIKEYNNSDLYALFIGNLADRIAYGAGPFKAEWGNVGSMLRSDVLAMQKALVARGYDVGKADGLAGFKTRRSLGDWQAKNGLQPTCFPDASLKAKLK
- a CDS encoding MFS transporter — encoded protein: MPDRKSPLAPLRHPTYKRIWFASLASNFGGLIQAVGAAWMMTALSTSENMIALVQASTSLPIMLFSLVSGALADSFDRRRIMISAQLLMLVASVLLTAFAWANLLTPWLLLFFTFMIGCGTALNNPSWQASVGEMVPREDLPAAVTLNSVGFNITRSVGPAIGGVIVAAAGAAAAFFVNALSYFALIYALVKWQPPKNTSTLPREQLLAAISAGMRYVAMSPNIGKVLVRGFLFGLSASAILALMPLVARDLVQGGPLTYGVMLGAFGVGAIGGALISARLREMLSSEWIVRVAFLGFALSAGVTAISTNAIITSLVLTISGASWVLALSLFNTIVQLSTPRWVVGRALSLYQTLTFGGIALGSWLWGSLAEDHGLTFSLLCSCALMLLGVVVGFKLTMPAFASLNLDPLNRFVEPSLRLDVKPRSGPIAIMVDYEIDDADLPEFMAIMAERRRIRLRDGAQNWSLMRDLENPDIWTEIYHVPTWVEYVRHNHRRTQADAESWDRILTLHRGQTRPRVHRMIERQAIPPQDDIFHKAHIDPH
- the rbfA gene encoding 30S ribosome-binding factor RbfA; the encoded protein is MAKATSSAPSQRMLRVGEQVRAAITQILQRGEVRDDLIEKTIISISEVRMSPDLKIATAYVTPLGVADHTDTIAALNRHAKYLRGRLGPHLQQFKYVPELRFRDDTSFDNYKKIDALLRSPEVQRDLGPSNEKDDEQN
- the rimP gene encoding ribosome maturation factor RimP, with the protein product MAEAEPRLITETGIDQRIAEIIEPVLTGMGFVLVRVRLSSQNGSTLQIMAEREDGTMTVEDCEAVSMAISPVLDVEDPVEKAYHLEVSSPGIDRPMVRKSDFARWQGHLVKVETSILVDNRKRFRGKIAEVEADGFKLERDQIGYGEEPVVTIPFNTLSDAKLILTDDLIRDALRADKQAKAAAAANQNEEADED
- the rpsO gene encoding 30S ribosomal protein S15 gives rise to the protein MSITAERKAALIKEYATKEGDTGSPEVQVAILTERINNLTEHFKGHKKDNHSRRGLLTLVSSRRSLLDYLKKKDDARYTKLIGALGIRR
- a CDS encoding RNA-binding protein, which produces MISQAHEPEVESDEDLAEGNANGRMCIVTRQSGSPDELIRFVAGPNGSVVPDLKRQLPGRGCWVTAERAVVEKAIAKKLFARALKTDAKAGPDLLEILDRLMVQQVTGMMNMARKAGQFISGAMKVDAAVRSGQALAVFHATDAAADGVRKLDQARKAWVLGTGTDKEIPSFKLFTGAEMDELMGQNAFIHACALAGQAGEGVVKRAKMLERYRHGEKTEAEVGAARTERQ
- the truB gene encoding tRNA pseudouridine(55) synthase TruB; the protein is MSKPRKQQNRKPKGRPISGWLILDKPFDFGSTEAVSKIKWLFNAQKAGHAGTLDPLASGMLPIALGDATKTVPYVMDGRKIYEFTVSWGEERTTDDMEGEVLNTSDTRPSEQDVRDLLSKYTGTILQIPPQFSAIKIAGERAYDLAREGEIVEIPAREVEVHRLTLLACPDENTAHFEVECGKGTYVRALARDMGRDLGCYGFISELRRSMVAPFAEDVMVPLEKLTELETIEDRDERLAALDAYLIDTSEALSSLPHLIINDDQAHRLKMGNPILLRGRDAPTQESEAYATARGRLIAIGEIGQGEFRPKRVFG